A DNA window from Parabacteroides johnsonii DSM 18315 contains the following coding sequences:
- a CDS encoding Rpn family recombination-promoting nuclease/putative transposase: MKEKGSDLKITEEMERKKLQDRYIRFDWAIKRLLRQKANFDVLDGFLTVMLNEEIRIVEILESEGNQESADDKFNRVDIKALNSKGEIILVEIQNTRELHYLERILYGVAKAITEHISLGEGYEKIKKVYSISILYFDIGIGTDYIYHGQNHFVGVHTGDHLRVNTRERDVIVSRLPAEIFPEYILIRVNEFDKVALTPLDEWIEYLKDGTIHPDTTAPGLKEAREILKYYSMSPEERLVYDRHLDAIMIQNDVIGTAKLEGRIEGKAEGKAEGLADGIRQVASKMKNTGVDIATIAKYTGLSEEIILSL, translated from the coding sequence ATGAAAGAAAAAGGGTCGGATCTGAAAATCACGGAAGAGATGGAAAGAAAAAAGTTGCAGGACAGGTATATTCGCTTCGACTGGGCCATCAAGCGTTTGTTGCGCCAAAAGGCCAATTTCGATGTGCTTGACGGTTTCCTGACCGTCATGCTGAACGAAGAAATCAGGATCGTCGAAATCCTCGAAAGTGAAGGCAACCAGGAAAGCGCCGACGACAAGTTCAACCGTGTCGACATCAAAGCCTTGAACAGCAAAGGCGAAATCATCCTTGTCGAGATACAGAACACACGCGAACTGCACTACTTGGAACGCATCCTGTACGGCGTAGCTAAAGCTATCACTGAACATATCTCGCTTGGCGAAGGCTACGAGAAAATCAAGAAAGTCTACTCCATCAGCATCCTCTATTTCGACATTGGTATTGGGACAGACTATATCTATCACGGCCAAAATCATTTCGTCGGTGTACATACGGGAGACCATCTGCGTGTCAACACGCGTGAACGGGATGTGATCGTCTCACGTCTTCCTGCCGAAATCTTTCCCGAATATATCCTGATCCGTGTAAACGAGTTCGACAAAGTGGCTCTTACCCCTTTAGACGAATGGATCGAATACCTGAAAGACGGCACAATCCATCCTGACACGACCGCACCGGGCTTGAAAGAGGCACGCGAGATTTTGAAATACTACTCGATGTCGCCCGAGGAACGCCTTGTCTATGATCGTCACCTCGACGCCATCATGATTCAAAACGACGTGATCGGCACAGCCAAATTAGAAGGGAGAATAGAGGGGAAAGCGGAAGGAAAAGCAGAAGGTCTTGCAGATGGTATACGCCAAGTCGCTTCCAAGATGAAAAACACGGGAGTAGACATTGCGACCATCGCAAAATACACCGGTTTAAGTGAAGAAATAATCCTATCTTTATGA
- a CDS encoding S41 family peptidase: MRPFLFSLCLLFFFGCEKATEYNSSPRDNFEALWRIMDENYCFFAFKDVDWDEVHDRYNLLVKDTMDQYELFDILGKMLAEVKDGHTNLISSFDMSRYWAWYEDYPANFYTEIQDNYLGTDYKIAGGMKYKRLADDKIGYVYYGSFSSGVGENNLDYMFAHFKGCKGLIFDVRDNGGGSMLYSDRIASRFLEERILTGYTQYKKGNGHNDFTQPNPVYLSPSDRIRWPYPVVVLTNRHSYSATNDFVNVMRLLPQVTVMGDRTGGGSGLPFSSELPNGWSVRFSACPVLDVNKQHTEFGIDPDIAVSITGEDIQKGRDTIIEAAIELLLAKGDYK; encoded by the coding sequence ATGAGACCTTTTCTCTTTTCCCTCTGTCTCCTCTTTTTCTTCGGTTGCGAGAAAGCAACGGAATATAATTCGTCCCCCCGTGATAATTTCGAGGCGCTTTGGCGTATCATGGACGAGAACTACTGCTTCTTTGCTTTCAAGGATGTCGACTGGGACGAGGTGCACGACCGCTACAATCTGCTTGTTAAAGATACGATGGATCAGTACGAATTGTTTGATATCCTCGGCAAGATGTTGGCCGAGGTAAAAGATGGGCATACCAACCTGATCTCTTCTTTTGATATGTCTCGTTACTGGGCTTGGTATGAAGATTATCCGGCCAACTTCTATACCGAAATACAAGATAATTATCTCGGCACGGATTACAAGATTGCCGGAGGCATGAAGTACAAACGTTTGGCGGACGATAAGATCGGATATGTCTATTACGGTAGTTTTTCGAGCGGTGTGGGTGAAAACAACCTTGATTATATGTTCGCACATTTCAAGGGATGCAAAGGGTTGATATTCGATGTGCGCGACAATGGGGGCGGTTCCATGCTCTATTCCGACCGTATCGCCTCGCGTTTCCTTGAGGAAAGGATTCTGACGGGGTATACGCAATATAAGAAAGGAAACGGGCATAACGATTTCACCCAGCCCAATCCGGTCTATCTTTCTCCTTCAGACCGTATTCGCTGGCCTTATCCGGTGGTCGTGTTGACCAATCGGCATTCCTATAGTGCCACGAACGATTTTGTCAATGTGATGCGTCTCCTTCCGCAAGTCACGGTCATGGGTGACCGTACGGGAGGCGGCAGCGGCTTGCCTTTCAGTTCGGAATTACCGAACGGATGGAGTGTCCGTTTCTCGGCCTGCCCGGTCCTGGATGTAAACAAACAGCATACGGAGTTCGGAATCGATCCGGACATTGCGGTTTCCATTACGGGCGAGGATATCCAAAAAGGACGGGATACGATCATAGAGGCGGCGATAGAGTTGTTGTTGGCAAAAGGGGATTACAAATAA
- a CDS encoding arsenate reductase ArsC, whose product MKILILCSDNSCLSQMAQGWLQSFDRTLIVHSAGISPAIEVHPLAVQTLASSGIDISHHKPKAVEEYIDAPWDYVITVSRDAEENCPAFTGKVRNLIHTSFYNPARAKGTPESIAGEFRRISNQVKMKMYDLYCDEIQNGGYGPTCTCGANRFCRCN is encoded by the coding sequence ATGAAAATATTAATCCTTTGCTCTGACAACAGTTGCCTCAGCCAGATGGCACAAGGCTGGCTACAATCATTTGACAGAACGCTTATCGTTCATTCCGCCGGGATCAGTCCGGCCATAGAGGTACATCCGCTCGCCGTCCAGACATTGGCATCTTCCGGCATCGATATCAGCCATCATAAACCGAAAGCGGTAGAAGAATATATAGATGCCCCCTGGGACTATGTGATCACCGTCAGCAGAGATGCAGAAGAAAACTGCCCTGCTTTCACAGGAAAAGTACGCAACCTGATACACACCAGCTTCTACAACCCGGCACGTGCAAAAGGTACGCCCGAATCCATTGCCGGTGAATTTCGCCGGATCAGCAACCAGGTCAAAATGAAAATGTACGACCTGTATTGCGACGAAATACAGAACGGTGGATACGGGCCTACTTGCACCTGCGGCGCGAACCGGTTTTGCAGATGTAATTAG
- a CDS encoding DNA gyrase/topoisomerase IV subunit A, which produces MRPEDITEQDENETIKDTEGQPAADENRDETVETEASREIHSEYKIPGKSESRVSYHLSGMYQDWFLDYASYVILERAVPHINDGLKPVQRRILHSMKRLDDGRYNKVANIVGHTMQFHPHGDASIGDALVQLGQKDLLIDCQGNWGNILTGDGAAAPRYIEARLSKFALETVFNPKTTLWQLSYDGRNKEPVTLPVKFPLLLAQGVEGIAVGLSSKILPHNFNELLDASVAYLRGEEFTLYPDFQTGGYIDVSKYNDGERGGSVKVRAKITKLDNKTLVISEIPYGKTTSTLIESILKANDKGKIKIKKVDDNTARNVEILVHLAPGVSSDKTIDALYAFTDCEISISPNCCVIMDNKPHFLTVSDVLKHSTDDTLHLLRTELEIQKGELEESLFFASLEKIFIEERIYKDKEFEEAKDMDEAIAHIDKRLDPFKPHFIREVTREDILKLMEIKMGRILKFNTDKCNATIAQYKEEIAKIDDHLAHIVDYTVDWFMMLKEKYGKNYPRMTEVRNFDTIEATKVVEANEKLYINRAEGFIGTGLKKDEFVCNCSDIDDIILFYRNGTYKVVKVSEKMFVGKDILYLNVFKRNDNRTIYNVIYRDGKVGYNYIKRFAVTGVTRDKEYDITKGTEGSRILYFSANANGEAETVKVILKPKPRQKLLVFEKDFSEIAIKGRGSMGNILTKADIHKVSLKQKGSSTLGGRMVWFDRDVLRLNYDGRGEELGEFQSDDLILVILQNGDFYTTNFDLSNHYEPTILNIEKFDANKVWTAALYDADQKYYYLKRFQLEAGSRKQNFLGENPKSRLMLLTDEAYPRIEAVFGGHDAFREPLVLDAEEFIAVKGFKAKGKRISTFDIETINELDPVRFAPVEQPQEQNDDDGGEADLDPDADKSNSDIIDEITGQMKLF; this is translated from the coding sequence ATGAGACCAGAAGATATTACAGAACAGGACGAAAACGAAACAATAAAAGATACGGAAGGACAACCGGCTGCTGATGAAAACAGGGATGAGACTGTCGAAACGGAAGCAAGCCGGGAGATACATTCGGAATATAAGATACCGGGCAAATCGGAAAGCCGGGTTTCTTATCATTTGTCGGGTATGTATCAGGATTGGTTCCTCGATTATGCCTCCTATGTAATTTTGGAGCGTGCCGTTCCGCATATCAACGACGGACTGAAACCCGTACAGCGCCGAATCCTGCACTCGATGAAGCGATTGGACGATGGGCGCTATAACAAGGTGGCGAACATTGTCGGACATACCATGCAATTCCACCCGCATGGCGACGCCTCTATCGGTGATGCACTGGTACAGCTCGGACAGAAAGACTTGTTGATCGACTGCCAGGGAAACTGGGGGAATATTCTCACTGGCGACGGTGCTGCGGCTCCGCGTTATATCGAGGCGCGCCTCTCCAAGTTTGCGCTTGAAACGGTCTTCAATCCGAAAACGACTCTCTGGCAACTTTCCTACGACGGACGGAACAAGGAGCCGGTGACGCTTCCCGTCAAGTTTCCTTTGTTACTGGCACAAGGTGTGGAAGGTATCGCCGTAGGGCTTTCTTCCAAAATATTGCCGCATAATTTCAACGAACTTTTGGATGCATCCGTCGCTTATTTGCGAGGGGAAGAGTTTACCTTGTATCCCGATTTCCAGACCGGTGGGTATATTGATGTTTCAAAATATAACGACGGTGAACGCGGTGGTTCCGTAAAGGTGCGTGCCAAGATTACGAAACTGGACAACAAGACGCTTGTTATCAGCGAGATCCCATATGGAAAGACAACCTCTACTTTGATTGAATCGATCCTAAAAGCAAACGATAAGGGAAAGATCAAAATCAAGAAGGTGGATGATAATACGGCCCGTAACGTGGAAATCCTCGTGCACCTGGCTCCAGGTGTCTCTTCCGACAAAACGATCGATGCGTTGTATGCTTTCACGGATTGCGAGATCAGCATTTCACCGAATTGTTGTGTCATTATGGACAACAAGCCGCACTTCCTGACGGTAAGCGATGTGCTGAAGCATTCGACTGACGACACGCTTCACCTGCTCCGTACCGAACTGGAGATACAGAAAGGGGAATTGGAAGAATCGCTCTTTTTCGCTTCCCTGGAAAAGATATTCATCGAAGAACGCATCTACAAAGACAAGGAGTTTGAAGAGGCGAAAGATATGGACGAGGCGATCGCTCACATCGACAAACGCCTTGACCCGTTCAAACCGCACTTTATCCGCGAAGTGACCCGTGAGGATATCCTGAAACTGATGGAGATCAAGATGGGACGTATCCTTAAGTTCAATACGGACAAATGTAATGCGACCATTGCCCAGTATAAGGAAGAGATTGCCAAGATTGACGACCATCTGGCGCATATCGTGGATTATACGGTCGACTGGTTTATGATGCTGAAAGAAAAATACGGCAAGAACTATCCGCGTATGACCGAGGTGCGCAATTTCGACACGATCGAGGCGACTAAAGTGGTCGAAGCGAACGAAAAACTATATATCAACCGTGCCGAAGGATTTATAGGGACAGGTTTGAAGAAGGACGAATTTGTCTGCAACTGTTCCGACATCGACGATATTATTCTTTTCTACCGCAACGGCACGTACAAGGTCGTGAAGGTGAGCGAGAAGATGTTCGTCGGAAAAGATATTCTTTACTTGAATGTCTTCAAGAGGAATGATAACCGTACGATCTATAATGTGATTTATCGGGATGGAAAGGTGGGGTATAATTATATCAAACGTTTTGCCGTAACAGGTGTGACACGTGATAAGGAATATGATATTACCAAGGGAACGGAAGGTTCTCGCATCCTTTATTTCAGTGCCAATGCCAATGGCGAAGCCGAGACGGTAAAGGTGATCCTGAAGCCGAAACCCCGCCAGAAATTACTTGTCTTTGAGAAGGATTTCAGCGAGATCGCGATCAAAGGGCGTGGCTCTATGGGGAATATCCTGACAAAGGCGGATATCCATAAGGTCAGCCTGAAGCAGAAAGGAAGTTCGACCTTGGGAGGCCGTATGGTTTGGTTTGATCGCGATGTATTACGCCTGAATTACGACGGGCGTGGAGAGGAGTTGGGTGAATTCCAGAGTGACGATCTGATCCTGGTGATTCTTCAGAATGGCGATTTCTATACGACCAATTTCGATCTGAGCAACCATTATGAACCTACTATATTGAATATCGAGAAGTTTGATGCGAATAAGGTTTGGACGGCTGCCCTTTACGATGCCGACCAAAAGTATTATTATCTGAAACGTTTCCAGTTGGAGGCTGGAAGCCGCAAGCAGAATTTCCTCGGTGAGAATCCGAAAAGTCGTTTGATGCTGCTTACCGACGAGGCTTATCCGCGAATCGAGGCGGTGTTTGGCGGGCATGACGCTTTTCGTGAACCGCTGGTGTTGGATGCGGAAGAATTCATTGCCGTGAAAGGATTCAAGGCGAAAGGAAAACGTATTTCGACTTTTGATATAGAAACAATCAACGAACTCGATCCCGTCCGTTTTGCTCCGGTGGAACAACCGCAGGAGCAGAATGACGATGATGGTGGGGAAGCGGATCTCGATCCGGATGCAGATAAGAGCAACTCGGATATTATCGATGAGATTACCGGGCAAATGAAGCTTTTTTGA
- a CDS encoding DUF3316 domain-containing protein translates to MSTVKRPLLIVNCQLSIVNFLCLLFLCLPFPATAQAEDAPRSTNESTMVGIGGYNLRDTYLSPSTDINYTGWVARILNERMKVVRLADYNVSRQQLINVEFGSTRNGAGTANEYAGFVDYSLGYHYRFPHLQPGLKVLTGASARLSGGFIYNTRNSNNPVSGKADFDLNLSAMAIYNFKIKDFPLTLRYQAEIPFAGVLFSVHKGEPYYFLTQGSADGIVRFSSFHNKFAMRNYFTLDIPVSSFTVRVGYLNSMYRTDVNSIKTHVLSNSFMIGLVKEFVSFGGKRLKSERDRYKSAYY, encoded by the coding sequence GTGTCAACTGTTAAACGTCCACTATTAATTGTCAACTGTCAATTGTCAATTGTCAATTTCCTCTGCCTTCTCTTCCTTTGCCTCCCTTTTCCGGCAACCGCTCAGGCAGAGGACGCGCCCCGCTCGACCAACGAGAGCACGATGGTCGGGATCGGCGGTTATAATTTGAGGGATACCTATCTCTCGCCTAGTACGGACATTAATTATACAGGTTGGGTGGCACGGATTCTCAATGAACGGATGAAAGTCGTACGGTTGGCAGACTATAATGTGTCCCGCCAGCAATTGATTAATGTGGAGTTCGGTTCGACCCGAAATGGTGCAGGGACAGCAAACGAATATGCCGGATTCGTGGATTATAGTCTGGGCTATCATTACCGTTTTCCTCACCTGCAACCCGGATTGAAGGTCCTGACCGGAGCGTCCGCACGTCTTTCGGGAGGTTTTATCTATAATACGCGTAACAGCAACAATCCGGTTTCAGGCAAGGCGGATTTCGATTTGAACCTGTCAGCTATGGCAATCTATAATTTTAAGATCAAGGACTTTCCGCTCACGCTCCGTTATCAGGCGGAGATACCGTTTGCCGGTGTACTCTTCTCGGTGCATAAGGGCGAACCCTATTATTTCTTGACGCAAGGTAGTGCGGACGGGATCGTGCGGTTCAGTTCGTTCCATAATAAGTTTGCGATGAGGAACTATTTCACGCTCGATATTCCGGTGTCGAGCTTTACGGTCCGTGTCGGTTACCTGAACAGTATGTACCGGACGGATGTGAACAGCATCAAGACGCATGTCCTCTCCAACTCGTTTATGATCGGACTTGTGAAAGAGTTTGTCTCTTTCGGAGGCAAGCGGTTGAAGAGCGAGCGAGATCGGTATAAAAGTGCTTACTATTAA
- a CDS encoding metal ABC transporter ATP-binding protein, with product MEKLIDIEHVTAAYGNKTVLRDISLTVWKGDFLGIIGPNGGGKTTLLKVILGLLPPVSGMIRFYEDGQMVPSLRIGYLPQLNNIDKKFPISVREVVTSGLASEKPLFRSYSASQKQRVEEVLGKMGLEDLAGRAIGELSGGQLQRVLLGRSIVSRPQVLILDEPNSYVDKRFESHFYKLLDEINKESAIILVSHDIGTVLAMVKNIACVNETLHYHPGADVSEEWLGEKYACPIELIGHGDLPHRVLKKHEHE from the coding sequence ATGGAGAAACTGATTGACATAGAACATGTGACGGCCGCCTACGGTAATAAAACCGTATTGCGGGATATCTCTTTGACGGTTTGGAAAGGTGATTTCTTGGGTATTATCGGACCGAACGGAGGAGGGAAGACGACCTTGCTGAAGGTTATACTCGGCTTGTTGCCGCCTGTTTCCGGTATGATCCGCTTTTATGAGGACGGACAGATGGTCCCTTCTCTCCGGATCGGTTATCTTCCTCAGTTGAACAACATTGATAAGAAGTTCCCGATCTCCGTGCGCGAGGTGGTGACTTCGGGGTTGGCTTCAGAAAAGCCGCTGTTCCGTTCTTACAGTGCAAGCCAGAAACAGCGAGTGGAGGAGGTACTTGGAAAAATGGGGTTGGAAGATTTGGCGGGCCGGGCGATCGGCGAGCTGTCCGGCGGACAATTGCAACGTGTGTTGTTGGGACGTTCCATTGTTTCCCGTCCGCAGGTGCTGATCTTAGACGAGCCGAACTCATATGTAGACAAGCGGTTCGAGTCTCATTTCTATAAACTCCTGGATGAGATCAATAAGGAGAGTGCGATCATTCTGGTTTCGCATGATATCGGAACTGTATTGGCGATGGTGAAAAACATTGCTTGTGTAAACGAAACATTACATTACCATCCCGGAGCGGATGTGTCCGAAGAGTGGCTGGGCGAGAAATATGCCTGCCCGATAGAACTGATCGGACATGGAGATCTACCGCATCGGGTTTTGAAAAAACACGAACATGAGTAA
- a CDS encoding metal ABC transporter solute-binding protein, Zn/Mn family yields the protein MKYTGIYILLTVLLLLAACTGKLTEGKVVTVTIEPQRFFSEKIAGDKFAIHCVVPSGQSPETYDPTPRQMVQIGQSEAYLQIGYIGFEQVWMQKIRENNPDLKIFDVSQGMQFVKETEEEEHRHEGHGDGHHHHAGGIDPHIWSSIEGAKVIAWNTLNAFIELDKENTEYYWKNYNDLLADIDKTEAEIKRLLDPLTDRTFIIYHPALTYFADEFNLVQLCIEMDGKEPSPAQLKQLVMTAKEHHTKVVFIQQEFDQKNAELIAKETGCRLVKINPLDYHWNTELIHIAKALADGETD from the coding sequence ATGAAATATACCGGAATATATATCCTGTTGACGGTATTGTTGCTACTTGCCGCATGTACCGGAAAGCTGACGGAAGGAAAGGTGGTAACAGTGACGATAGAGCCACAACGTTTCTTTTCTGAAAAGATAGCAGGAGATAAGTTTGCCATCCATTGTGTAGTTCCATCCGGGCAGAGTCCGGAGACGTATGATCCGACTCCAAGGCAAATGGTGCAGATCGGACAGAGTGAAGCGTATCTGCAAATCGGTTATATCGGTTTCGAGCAGGTATGGATGCAGAAGATTCGTGAAAATAATCCCGATTTGAAGATATTCGATGTCTCGCAGGGCATGCAGTTTGTAAAAGAGACGGAGGAAGAGGAGCACCGGCATGAAGGGCATGGTGATGGACATCATCACCATGCGGGCGGTATCGACCCACATATCTGGAGCTCCATCGAAGGGGCAAAGGTTATTGCCTGGAATACGCTGAACGCTTTTATTGAACTGGATAAGGAGAATACGGAGTATTATTGGAAAAATTATAACGATTTGCTGGCGGATATCGATAAGACGGAGGCTGAGATCAAGCGTCTACTCGACCCGTTGACCGACCGTACTTTTATCATCTATCATCCTGCTTTGACTTATTTTGCCGATGAATTCAACCTCGTCCAACTTTGTATCGAGATGGATGGGAAAGAACCTTCACCTGCCCAGTTGAAGCAATTGGTAATGACGGCGAAGGAACACCATACGAAAGTTGTTTTTATCCAGCAGGAGTTCGATCAGAAAAATGCCGAACTGATTGCGAAAGAAACAGGTTGCCGGCTCGTGAAAATCAACCCGCTGGATTATCATTGGAATACGGAACTGATTCATATAGCGAAAGCATTGGCTGATGGAGAAACTGATTGA
- a CDS encoding glycoside hydrolase family 88 protein produces the protein MVKVKHLMGMALSVALISCGGTGNGFVEENVEFARKQIGQEIELIEASGKFMNPTTLNPDGSVYYCNLADWRSGFFPGSVWYLYELTGDKSLLPLAQKYTEAVKDAKNIKWNHDVGFMIYCSFGNGLRLTGDPEYKEVIVEAARSLSTRFRPVAGIIQSWDVDRGWISERGWECPVIIDNMMNLELLFAATRLSGDSAFYKVAVSHVDRTIKEQYRPDGSCYHVVDYSLKDGSVRNRHTAQGYAHESAWSRGQAWGIYGLTLCYRETGDRKYLDLALKAIRFMFSHKNTPEDLVFYWDMDAPNIPDDYRDASAAACIASALYEISTMDVPEPQTYKAYADRIMKSLASPAYRAELGTNGNFLLMHCVGSIPHNGEIDVPLNYADYYFLEALKRKRDIEQKGSKGC, from the coding sequence ATGGTAAAAGTGAAGCATTTAATGGGCATGGCACTCAGTGTTGCGTTGATTTCCTGCGGAGGAACAGGAAATGGGTTTGTTGAAGAGAACGTAGAGTTTGCCCGTAAACAGATAGGACAAGAAATCGAGCTGATCGAGGCGAGCGGCAAGTTTATGAACCCGACTACGCTGAACCCGGACGGTTCCGTTTATTATTGTAACTTGGCGGACTGGCGCAGTGGTTTTTTCCCCGGTTCGGTTTGGTATTTGTATGAATTGACAGGGGATAAGAGCCTGTTGCCTCTTGCACAGAAATACACGGAAGCGGTGAAAGATGCCAAAAACATCAAGTGGAACCATGATGTCGGCTTTATGATTTATTGCAGTTTTGGGAACGGTTTGCGTCTGACGGGCGATCCGGAATACAAGGAGGTGATTGTCGAAGCTGCCCGTTCCTTGTCTACCCGCTTTCGGCCGGTAGCGGGGATTATCCAGTCATGGGACGTGGATAGAGGATGGATTTCGGAACGGGGCTGGGAGTGTCCGGTGATCATCGATAATATGATGAATCTCGAACTGTTGTTTGCCGCTACACGGTTGTCCGGTGACTCTGCTTTCTATAAGGTTGCCGTTTCGCATGTCGACCGTACTATAAAGGAACAATATCGCCCGGATGGCAGTTGTTATCATGTGGTGGATTATAGCTTGAAAGACGGCTCCGTACGCAATCGGCATACGGCACAGGGATATGCGCACGAATCGGCATGGAGCCGTGGACAAGCCTGGGGCATTTACGGTCTGACGCTGTGTTACCGGGAGACCGGAGACCGGAAGTATCTCGACCTGGCTTTAAAAGCGATCCGTTTTATGTTCAGTCATAAAAATACGCCCGAAGACCTTGTATTTTATTGGGATATGGATGCCCCGAACATTCCTGACGATTACCGGGATGCTTCGGCCGCTGCTTGTATCGCCTCCGCTTTGTATGAGATTAGTACGATGGATGTGCCTGAACCGCAAACGTATAAGGCATATGCCGACCGGATCATGAAAAGTCTGGCTTCTCCGGCTTACCGAGCTGAGTTGGGTACGAACGGAAACTTTTTGCTGATGCATTGTGTCGGAAGTATTCCGCATAATGGAGAAATAGATGTCCCGTTGAATTATGCTGACTATTACTTCCTGGAAGCTTTGAAGCGGAAACGAGACATTGAGCAAAAGGGTTCCAAAGGCTGCTAA